In Methylobacterium sp. WL1, the sequence CTACGGCCGCGCCAACAATATCGGCGTCACCGCGGCCGTGACGGCGGAGCGGGTCCTCATCGTCAATCCGGACGTGGTCCTGCAGCCGGGGGCCGTCGATGCGTTGCTGGCGGCGGCCGCCGCTTGGCCGGATGTGGGCCTGCTGGCGCCGCGCCTGGTCGAGCCGGACGGGCGGTTCTTCTACCAGGCGCGCTCGCTGCTGGCGCCGTATCTCACCAACCCGGGGGGACGCCCGGCGCTGCCCGAGGGCGATGCCTGCGCGCCGTTCCTGTCCGGGGCCTGTCTGATGATCGCGCGGGCCCTGTTCCTCGACCTCGGCGGCTTCGATCCGAACATCTTCCTGTTCTACGAGGACGACGACCTCTGTCGGCGCGTAGCCGATGCGGGCCGCGCCCTCGTCCACGTCCACGGCGCCGTGGCTCTGCACGGTCGCGGGCGCTCGTCCGCACCGGAGCTTGGCCGGGTCTTCCGGTCGCGCTGGCATCAGGCGTGGTCGCGGGCCTATGTCAGCCGCAAATACGGCCTGCCCGACCCGAGCGTGTCCCACCTCATGACCAACCTGCCGAAGGTCGCGCTCTCGGCACTCGCCCTGCGCCGGTCCGGGCTGGAGCGGTACGGTGGCTCCGCATCCGGCGCCCTCGCCTTCCTGCGCGGCCGAGACGCCCTGGCCCGCGAGGGGCTGCGCTGATGGCCGGCCCCACGATCGCCACCGCCCTGGCACGCGGCCGCAACGGCTTCACCGGCTTGCGCCTGGCGCTGGCGCTGGCGGTGGTCGTTTCGCACGCTTTCAGCGTCGCTACCGGGGCCGCGGGCGACGAGCCGCTGGCGCGGCTCACCGGCTACACTCTGGGCGAGCACGCGGTGAACGGCTTCTTCGCGGTCTCGGGGTTTCTCGTCACCATGAGCTGCGACCGGCGCGGCCTCAGAGACTACGCGCTGGCCCGCGCCCTGCGGATCCTCCCGGGCTTCGTCGCCGCCACCGTGCTCGTTTCTTTGCTCCTCGGCGCCGCGATGACGCGCCTGCCGCTGAGCGAGTACCTGCGCGATCCAGCCCTCTGGTCGTTCGTGCGCGGGACGCTGACCGCCTTCAAGAGCAACGCCGCGCTGCCCGGCGTCTTCGAGGCCAACCCGTACCGGGCGCCGCTCGGCACGATCTGGACCTTAAAATACGAGTCTCTTTGCTACCTGGGCGTGCTGCTCGCCGCCCTATGCGGCCTCCTCCGCCGGCGGATCCCGGCGCTCTTGATCGTTGCGGGGCTCGCTGTCGCCTTGACGGCCGCCATAGCTTGGCGTGGCCCCGAGTTGCCGAAGGGTCTGGAGACGGTCCTGCGGCTGCCGCTCATCTTTTCAGCCGGCGCCGGACTGTATCTGTGGCGCGACAGCCTGCGCGTCTCGGGTGTCGTCCTTGCCGGCCTGGCTGTCGCGGCCACGCTCCTCGCTCGAACGCCGGCCTACCCGCCCCTGCTGTTCCTGGCGGAAGCCTACGGCGCCGTGTGGCTCGCCCTCGGGCCAATGGCGCGCGGCCTGTTCGATCCGAGGGCCGACCTGTCCTACGGGATCTATCTCTACGGCTGGCCGGTGCAGCAGAGCCTGCATGCCCTCTGGCCCGAGCCCTCCGGCCTCGCCCTGCTCGCCCCCGCGCTCGCGGTGACGCTGCCGGTGGCGGCGCTGTCCTGGTACGGCGTCGAACGGCCGGCACTGGCGCTCAAGGCGCGGGCGCTCGGCCGACGCAGCCTCGGCACGATCGAGCCGGCCGGGCCGTGAGCACCCTCCCCCCATCGGCCGCGCTGGCCCTTGCAGCACGGCTTCTGGAGGCCGAGGGCTTCGCCATCGTCGCCCGGAACGAGCGCGGTGACAGCCTCTATCTCGCGCTATCTAAGAGCCCCTGGCACCTGCGTCTGTCGAACCATGCACGAACCGCCAAGCAGCGCGCCCGGCGCAATGACATCCTGACGAGCCTGATCATCGATGCGCCCCGCTCCCCGGATCAGGTTCATACGCTGGTCCTGGGGGCATTGAAGAACTTCAGCGCGGCACTGACTCTACGAGAGGCTCAAGCCTCGGCCTCGGCCTCGGGCTCGCGAAAGTAGGGTTCGACGGTGCCCTTCAGCTTCACGGTCATCGGGTTGCCGGCCCGGTCGAGGGTCTTGCCGGCCGAGAGGCGGACCCAGCCCTCGCTGACACAGTATTCCTCGACGTTGGTCTTATCGACGCCCTTGAATCGCACGCCGACGCCGCGCTCCAGCATGGCCTCGTCGTAGAACGGACTGTTCGGGTTCGCGGCCAGGCGGTCGGGAGGCGTGTCGGTCATCATCCGGATCTCGGGTCGGTTTCGTGTGCGGCCCCGCGCGGGTCCGGCAGGGCGAAGGGCTCGCCGGTACGGGAATCCGGCTCGGCGCGCAACGCCGCGAGCAGGTCGGCGATCCGCCCGCTCTGCAGCAGCGGCACCAGCCGCGTCACCGTCGCGTGCGGCCGGTCCCACCAGGCGGTCTCCACCAGCGCCGCCACGGTGGCCTCGTCGAAGCGGTGGCGCACCACCCGGGCCGGATTGCCGGCGACCACAGCGTAGGCCGGGACGTCCCGGGTCACCACCGCCCGGGCCGCGACCACGGCGCCGTGCCCGATCGTGACGCCAGACAGGATCATGCAGCCGGACCCGAGCCAGACATCGTGCCCGATCACCACGTCGCCGCGCGAGGCGTGGTAATCCGCCGGTGCACGCGCATCCGGGAACAGGCCGCGCAGCGCCGCGAACGGGTAGGTGGAGGCCCAGTCGAGCCGGTGGTCGCCGCCGAGCAGGATCTCGACCTTGTCGGCGATGGAACAATAGCGGCCGATCGTCAGGCGACGGCCGCTCTCCGGGAAGCGCACTTTGGGACGCCCGTACGAGTAAGCGCCTATGGAGAAGCCGTGCGCGCGCGCCAGCGCGGCGAGGTGGATCCGCGTCTCGTTATGCGGGTTGCGCCCCCTACGCAGCCGGTGCAACAGACCGGTCACGATGGGATCCGGCGCGGTGCGCGACCGCGTCGTCTCCGGGAAAGCAGGCGAGCTGGAAGGTGAGCGATGGCCGATAACATGTCCGAGGACCTCAAGGCCGGGGCGCTCGTCTACCACCGCCTGCCGCAGCCCGGGAAGCTGGAGATCCAGGCGACCAAGCCGCTCGGCAACCAGCGCGACCTCGCCCTCGCCTACTCGCCCGGCGTCGCAGCCGCCTGCATGGCGATCTACGACGACCCGCAACAGGCTGCCGAACTGACGATCCGCCAGAACCTCGTGGCGGTGCTCACCAACGGTACCGCCGTCCTCGGCCTCGGCGATATCGGCCCGCTCGCCTCCAAGCCGGTGATGGAGGGCAAGGCGGTCCTGTTCAAGAAGTTCGCCGGCATCGACGTGTTCGACATCGAGGTCGACCAGAAGGACGTCAACAAGCTCGTCGACGTCGTCTGCGCGCTCGGGCCGACCTTCGGCGGCATCAACCTGGAGGACATCAAGGCGCCGGAGTGCTTCGAGGTCGAGGAGCAGTGCCGGGCCCGGATGAACATCCCGGTCTTCCACGACGACCAGCATGGCACCGCGATCATCGTGGCGGCGGCGGTCCTCAACGGGCTCGAACTCGCCGGCAAGGCGCTTTCGGATGTCCGCATCGTCACCTCCGGCGCCGGCGCGGCGGCGCTGGCCTGCCTGAACCTGCTCGTCTCGCTCGGCGCGACCCGGGAGAACATCACGGTCACCGACATCAAGGGCGTGGTCTACAAGGGCCGCCCGGAGCTGATGGACCGGTGGAAAGACGTCTACGCCCAGGAGACCGAGGCGCGCACGCTGGCCGAGGTGATCCCGGGGGCGGACGTGTTCATCGGCCTCTCGGCCGGCGGCGTCCTGAAGCCCGAGCTGCTGGAGAAGATGGCGGACAAGCCGCTGATCATGGCGCTCGCCAACCCCTATCCGGAGATCATGCCGGACCTCGCGCAGGCCAAGCGCCCCGACGCGATGATCTGCACCGGCCGCTCGGACTTCCCGAACCAGGTCAACAACGTCCTGTGCTTCCCCTACATCTTCCGTGGGGCGCTCGATGTCGGCGCCACCAGCATCAACGAGGAGATGAAGCAGGCGGCCGTGAAGGCGATCGCGGCGCTCGCCCGCGAGACTCCCTCCGACGTGGTCGCGCGGGCCTATGGCGGCGAGGCACGGCCGTTCGGCCCGGAATCGCTGATCCCCAGCCCGTTCGACCCGCGCCTGATCGTGCGCATCGCCCCGGCGGTGGCCAAGGCCGCGATGGATTCCGGCGTCGCCGGCCGGCCGCTCACGGATTTCAACGCCTACGTCGACAGCCTCGACCGGTTCGTCCACCGGTCCGGCCTCATCATGAAGCCGCTGTTCTCGAAGGCGAAGGCCGACCCCAAGCGGGTGATCTACGCCGAGGGTGAGGACGAGCGGGTCCTGCGCGCCGTCCAGGCGATCGTGGAGGACAAGGTCGCGTTCCCGATCCTGGTCGGGCGCCCGCGCGTGGTCGAATCGCGCCTGAAGCGCTTCGGCCTCTCCATTCAGGAGGGTCGCGACTTCGAGCTGATCGATCCCGAGGACGATCCCCGCTACCGCGCCTACGTCCAGACCTATCTGGACGTCGCCGGCCGGCGCGGCATCACCCCGGATGCAGCCCGCACGCTCGTGCGCACCAACAACACCGTGATCGGCGCCATCGCGGTCCGGCGCGGCGAGGCCGACGCCCTGATCTGCGGCCTGGAGGGCCGGTTCGAGACCCGGCTCAGGATCATCCGCGACGTGATCGGCCTGGCACCCGGCATCGCCCAATGCGCCGCCATGAGCCTGATCGTGACCAGCGAAGGTGCGTACTTCCTGGCCGACACCCATGTCCGCCAGAATCCCACCGCCGAGGAGATCGCCGAGGTCGCCCAGGCCTGCGCCGGCCATGTCAGCCGCTTCGGCCTGACGCCCAAGATCGCCCTGCTGAGCCACTCGGATTTCGGGCAGTCGGATTCCCCCTCGGCCATGAAGATGCGGGAGGCGCTGGCGCTTCTGCAGTCGCGCGACCCGAACCTGATGGTCGACGGCGAGATGCAGGCGGATTCGGCGCTCTCCGAGCTGGTGCGCGACCGGGTGCTGCCGGGCTCGCGCCTCAAGGGCGCGGCCAACGTCTTGATCTTCCCGAACCTGGATGCGGCCAACATCGCGTTCCAGTTCGCCAAGGTTTTGGCGGACGCGCTGCCGGTCGGGCCGCTGCTGATCGGCCCGGCCAAGCCCGCCCACATCCTGACGCCGTCGGTTACGGCCCGCGGCATCGTCAACGTCACCGCCGCGGCCGTGGTCGAGGCGCAATCCGAGCCGGCGCCCCTGCCCGGGGGCGAAGCCGGCGCCGGCATGATCTCCGAGTAAACTGAGCGGAACGATCCCGGCAGCTTCGGCTGCCGGGATCGTTCCGAGTCGCGCCTTCAGGCCGCCCGGACGGTGTCGAGGAAACGGGACACCTCGGCGGTGAGGTGTTCGGATTGCCGCGACAGGTCGGTGGCCGCGCCGAGCACCTGGCTCGCGGCCTTGCCGGTTTCCTCCGCGGCACTGGCGACGCCGGCGATGTTGCTGGTGACTTCCCCTGCGCCCGCTGCAGCCTGCCCGACGTTGCGGACGATCTCCTGGGTCGCGGCCCCCTGCTCCTCGACCGCCGCCGCGATCGAGGTCGCCACGGCGTTGATGTCCCGGATCCGCGCCGTGATCGTGCCGATCGCCGTCACGGCCTGGCCGGTCGAGGCCTGCACTCGCGCGATCTGGCCGGAGATTTCCTCCGTCGCCTTGGCGGTCTGCTCGGCCAGCGCCTTCACCTCGGAGGCGACCACCGCGAAGCCGCGCCCGGCCTCTCCGGCCCGAGCCGCCTCGATCGTGGCGTTCAGCGCCAGCAGGTTGGTCTGCCCGGCGATGTTCGAGATCAACCCGACCACGTCGCCGATCCGCGCCACTGCGCTGCAGAGTTCCTGCACCAGCGCGCCGGTCTGCCCGGCTTCGGTGACCGCCCCCAGCGCCAGCTTGGCCGATCCGTCGACCTGCCGGCCGATCTCCTGCACCGAGGAACCCAGCTGCTCCGAGGCGGCCGCCACGGTGTTGACGTTGCTGGCCGCCTGCTCGGCCGCGGCGGCTACCGTCGTCGATTGGCTGGCCGTCTGGTTCGCGGTGGCCGTCAGGGTCTGGGCGGTCGCCTGGAGCTCGGCGGCCGAGGACGAGACCTGACCGATGATGCCGCCGACCGCCGTCTCGAAGGCTTCGGCCATCTGGCGCATGCCGGCCTTGCGTTGCTGCTCCGTTGCCAGGCGCGCTTCAGCGGCCGCGGTTTCCAGCTGACGGTTCCGGATCAGGTTGTCCTTGAACACTTGCACGGCCGCCGCCATGGGCCCGAACTCGTTGCGATACAGCCCGACCGGCACCTCCACGGAGGCGTCGCCCGCGGCGAGGTCCCGCATCGTTGTCGACATCGTCCGGATCGGCCTGAGCACGCCGGCGAAGATGACGACGAGGCCCAGGCCGACCAGGAGGACGACCGCCGCGAGGGCGGCGACGTTGCGGATCAGGATGCCGCGTGCCGCATCGGCCAGGAGGTCGGCGTGCTCGATCATATCGTCGAGGCTCGCGTAGGCGAGATCGACGATGGTGGCCTGCGTCTCGGTATTCCGCTGCCGCAGGTCCTGGAACGTCACGCTCGGCGGCGTTCCCTGGCTCAGGGCGTCGAACACGGCCTTCGCGGTGGCCGCGTTCTCGCCCTGGAAGTTCTTGGCGTCGGCATTCTGGAACGCGGACCGAACCGTATCCGAGACGGAGGCGGCGGCCTCGGTGGTGACGGCCCAGGCCGTTTCCAACCGCGCCCGTTCCCCGGCAGCCGCCACGGTCTCGGGCAGGGTCCAGGAGGTGCCGGCCGCCAGCGACGTCTGGACTTGGAGGGCGACGTTTCCGATCGCGACCCGCGCCGCCCAGGCCGCACGCTTGAGGCCGAGATAACGCTGCAGGGCGGCGTCCGAACGGGGGATGGCGCCGTCCACGGCGTTCGTCGTTGCGGTCAGGGCATCGAGCAGCTCTTGATAGGCGGCGAGCATCGCGGGCATCAGCGTCGCGTCGCGTCGCTCCTTGGTGAGGCGCAGGGCCGCGTCGATGCGGGGGCGCAGCGCGTTCACGGCCTCGTGCGCTGCGTTCAGCCGCGTGACGGTCGCGGTCACCGCCGGAACGGTCTGCTCGTGCAGGAGGTCTTGGGCCCTGGCGAAACTCTCGATCATCGCCTGCCGGTTCGTCGCGATCGCCGACAGCGTGTTCGGCCCCGCGGGTTCCTGGCTACCCAGGGCGAGAGTCGAGCCGCGTTCGAGACGCAGTGGCAGGATCGTCTTGAGCAGGCGCCGACTCGTATGGGCCAGGGTGACGGCGAGATCGGCTTGCCGGGCCTGTTCCTGCGCAGAGACGAGCGCAGTCGTCGTATAGCTCAGCAACATCACCGCCAGAGCGGCGATCACCAAGCATAGGAGCGTCCGTATCGAGAACCGTCCAAGCCAACGCATGATCACAATCCGATGGCCGCCCACGGCCTCTGCAGATTCTGATACCTGAAACTTTCTTTCGATGCACCGCATCCCATTGTTGCGATGGATTTGCTGTGCTTTGATGTTGGAGAACCAAAGAATTATAATAAAAGATTCAATAGTTATAGCTTAGACGACGTCATATTGTACGGTGGTGCCGACAACAAATCGGCTGTTAATAGAGAATTTTTATGCTGGGGCCAAAGCTCCGCACCGTCGCAGCGGCGAGGCCGCGCGTTTGTCTCACGCAGGGCTTTCGTGGCGTGCCCCGGGACGTGATGACTGAAGTACCCGCTCGAACAGGCGTCCGCGGGCGCGATCCGGTTTCGGGTGCGGGTTCGGGCCGTCGTACCCGGCCGATCCGGCTCCAGAACCGGCGCGCCTGACAGGCCGGCCGCGTCGGGTCAGGCGGCGGTGTCGATCTCGATGCGCCCGTCCATCCCGACCACGCGGCCGAGTGCGCGCACCCGGTTCAGAAGGCGGTCGCTGGCGAGAGCGGCCCAATCCCGCGGCATCCGCAGCGTGACCCGGCCGTCCTCGACGAGGAGCGGCGCCCGGGTGAGCGCACCGTCCATGCCGGCCGAGATCGGGAACGCCACCCGGAGCATCGCGCCGAGCAGGCGGGCCCGCTCGAACAGGCGCGGACCCGCCACGGTCCGGAGGATTGGGTTGGCTTTTTCCGGGGCGAGGCCGCTGTGGCGGAGCGAG encodes:
- a CDS encoding HAMP domain-containing methyl-accepting chemotaxis protein, with product MRWLGRFSIRTLLCLVIAALAVMLLSYTTTALVSAQEQARQADLAVTLAHTSRRLLKTILPLRLERGSTLALGSQEPAGPNTLSAIATNRQAMIESFARAQDLLHEQTVPAVTATVTRLNAAHEAVNALRPRIDAALRLTKERRDATLMPAMLAAYQELLDALTATTNAVDGAIPRSDAALQRYLGLKRAAWAARVAIGNVALQVQTSLAAGTSWTLPETVAAAGERARLETAWAVTTEAAASVSDTVRSAFQNADAKNFQGENAATAKAVFDALSQGTPPSVTFQDLRQRNTETQATIVDLAYASLDDMIEHADLLADAARGILIRNVAALAAVVLLVGLGLVVIFAGVLRPIRTMSTTMRDLAAGDASVEVPVGLYRNEFGPMAAAVQVFKDNLIRNRQLETAAAEARLATEQQRKAGMRQMAEAFETAVGGIIGQVSSSAAELQATAQTLTATANQTASQSTTVAAAAEQAASNVNTVAAASEQLGSSVQEIGRQVDGSAKLALGAVTEAGQTGALVQELCSAVARIGDVVGLISNIAGQTNLLALNATIEAARAGEAGRGFAVVASEVKALAEQTAKATEEISGQIARVQASTGQAVTAIGTITARIRDINAVATSIAAAVEEQGAATQEIVRNVGQAAAGAGEVTSNIAGVASAAEETGKAASQVLGAATDLSRQSEHLTAEVSRFLDTVRAA
- a CDS encoding NADP-dependent malic enzyme; this encodes MADNMSEDLKAGALVYHRLPQPGKLEIQATKPLGNQRDLALAYSPGVAAACMAIYDDPQQAAELTIRQNLVAVLTNGTAVLGLGDIGPLASKPVMEGKAVLFKKFAGIDVFDIEVDQKDVNKLVDVVCALGPTFGGINLEDIKAPECFEVEEQCRARMNIPVFHDDQHGTAIIVAAAVLNGLELAGKALSDVRIVTSGAGAAALACLNLLVSLGATRENITVTDIKGVVYKGRPELMDRWKDVYAQETEARTLAEVIPGADVFIGLSAGGVLKPELLEKMADKPLIMALANPYPEIMPDLAQAKRPDAMICTGRSDFPNQVNNVLCFPYIFRGALDVGATSINEEMKQAAVKAIAALARETPSDVVARAYGGEARPFGPESLIPSPFDPRLIVRIAPAVAKAAMDSGVAGRPLTDFNAYVDSLDRFVHRSGLIMKPLFSKAKADPKRVIYAEGEDERVLRAVQAIVEDKVAFPILVGRPRVVESRLKRFGLSIQEGRDFELIDPEDDPRYRAYVQTYLDVAGRRGITPDAARTLVRTNNTVIGAIAVRRGEADALICGLEGRFETRLRIIRDVIGLAPGIAQCAAMSLIVTSEGAYFLADTHVRQNPTAEEIAEVAQACAGHVSRFGLTPKIALLSHSDFGQSDSPSAMKMREALALLQSRDPNLMVDGEMQADSALSELVRDRVLPGSRLKGAANVLIFPNLDAANIAFQFAKVLADALPVGPLLIGPAKPAHILTPSVTARGIVNVTAAAVVEAQSEPAPLPGGEAGAGMISE
- a CDS encoding CatB-related O-acetyltransferase yields the protein MHRLRRGRNPHNETRIHLAALARAHGFSIGAYSYGRPKVRFPESGRRLTIGRYCSIADKVEILLGGDHRLDWASTYPFAALRGLFPDARAPADYHASRGDVVIGHDVWLGSGCMILSGVTIGHGAVVAARAVVTRDVPAYAVVAGNPARVVRHRFDEATVAALVETAWWDRPHATVTRLVPLLQSGRIADLLAALRAEPDSRTGEPFALPDPRGAAHETDPRSG
- a CDS encoding glycosyltransferase family 2 protein, which produces MASLVAVVVAHDSADVLPACLAALARQHVPAIVVDNASQDASVPVAEAAGARVIRNARNEGYGRANNIGVTAAVTAERVLIVNPDVVLQPGAVDALLAAAAAWPDVGLLAPRLVEPDGRFFYQARSLLAPYLTNPGGRPALPEGDACAPFLSGACLMIARALFLDLGGFDPNIFLFYEDDDLCRRVADAGRALVHVHGAVALHGRGRSSAPELGRVFRSRWHQAWSRAYVSRKYGLPDPSVSHLMTNLPKVALSALALRRSGLERYGGSASGALAFLRGRDALAREGLR
- a CDS encoding DUF3297 family protein; this encodes MTDTPPDRLAANPNSPFYDEAMLERGVGVRFKGVDKTNVEEYCVSEGWVRLSAGKTLDRAGNPMTVKLKGTVEPYFREPEAEAEA
- a CDS encoding acyltransferase; the protein is MAGPTIATALARGRNGFTGLRLALALAVVVSHAFSVATGAAGDEPLARLTGYTLGEHAVNGFFAVSGFLVTMSCDRRGLRDYALARALRILPGFVAATVLVSLLLGAAMTRLPLSEYLRDPALWSFVRGTLTAFKSNAALPGVFEANPYRAPLGTIWTLKYESLCYLGVLLAALCGLLRRRIPALLIVAGLAVALTAAIAWRGPELPKGLETVLRLPLIFSAGAGLYLWRDSLRVSGVVLAGLAVAATLLARTPAYPPLLFLAEAYGAVWLALGPMARGLFDPRADLSYGIYLYGWPVQQSLHALWPEPSGLALLAPALAVTLPVAALSWYGVERPALALKARALGRRSLGTIEPAGP